GCGACAGGGCCTAGTAAATTGCTGTAGCAGCTTGTAGGGCAAGTAATTTCTTCTACTGCTTCTTGTTCAGCTAAAATTTGTTCTACCGCATCACATACGCAATTGTTATCTCTGTCTCTTTTATCTTTGCAACCCATTAATAGTCATCTCCTTAATTTTATTTATTGACTTTAGTCCTTAACAGACTATGTGGGTAATGACTAGTTGGTGTGGGTAATCGTCTAGTTTGAGATGAATTCATTGGGAAAGAATTTAGGTGAATGGTATGTATGGTTTGTCTATATTCGGTACAAGAGCCATATTTATAATAGAAGAAAGTTATGTCAGGGATTTAGGGTGAATTGCAGGTCAAAAAAATGTTGGATGTCTTATTTTCTCCTCAATCAAACAAAAAAGCAGGGGGTGTCCCCTGCTTCTTAGCTCATTAGAAAATGTCGATGTTTACAACTAATGCAATTAAGATTTGTAGAAGTACTTGTAGAGAAATTGCTACATCTGTGTCAGTAGTTGTTACTTTAACATCTTTAGAGTTTTCAATAACTAATTTTTGTTTGTTTAATTGTTTCATATCAGCTTGTTGGATTAATTGTTGAGTTACTTGTTCTGCACGGTTGCTGTCAGCGATTGTTAAGTTGATAACTAATGCGATTGCTACTTGAAGTGCAACTTGTAAAGAAACCGCTACTTGAGTGTCTGTTGATGAAATATCAATATCACAAGAATCTCTTACAATGATTGTTTCAGAAGAAATTTGTTCTGTTTCGCTTACTTGTGCAGCATTTTGTGAAACTGTTGCATCGTCGTCGAAGAAGTTGCCAACGTTAGCTCCAGCCACCTCATTTTTAGAATGACAATCTGTTGGATGACAAGAATGACGGTCTAGTGCTACCCATTCATATGGTCTTGCTTGCATTTTCTAATTCCTCCTTTCGATTTACTATTATTAAATGTCTAGAATTCATTTTTGTATAAGACAAACATCTTGGTGTTTTTACCCATTTTTAGTTTATTTGTCTTTTTTTCTGTTTTTCATCATGTCACGTAATGTTGTGTTTTTCGGTGCTTCTTCTGCTGCAGGCTTTTCCTCTTTCTTTTCTTTGGAATTTTTCACAAATTCATCTACTTG
This genomic stretch from Metabacillus sp. B2-18 harbors:
- a CDS encoding spore coat protein; its protein translation is MQARPYEWVALDRHSCHPTDCHSKNEVAGANVGNFFDDDATVSQNAAQVSETEQISSETIIVRDSCDIDISSTDTQVAVSLQVALQVAIALVINLTIADSNRAEQVTQQLIQQADMKQLNKQKLVIENSKDVKVTTTDTDVAISLQVLLQILIALVVNIDIF